The following is a genomic window from Amycolatopsis acidiphila.
GGGGCGCTCTTGGCCAGCGCGTCCGAGTCGAGGCCGTCGCCGAGGTCGCCGACCGAACCGAAGCTCGGGAGGGTGGCGGGGATGCCCGCGGTGCCCACCGAGTAGCTGCCGAGGCCGGACGCGGTCTCCACGCCACCCGCGAGGGCGTCGGTGCCGGCGATGCCGCTGCCGGTCACGCTGCCCAGCTGCGAGTCCGCGGCACCGGCCAGCGCGACGCTGTCGGTCGAGGCGGTGGCACCGGCGGCACCCGCGGCCTCGTCACCGCTGTAGGCCAGGCTGCCGGCGAAGCTGTCGGTGGTGCTGCTGGTCGCGGTCTGGACGGTGCCGACGTAGGGCAGGTCCAGGTTCGGGGTCGACACGGGCAGCGTGTTCAGCGGCAGGCCGTCCAGCTCCGGGGTGTCCAGCGGCAGGCCGCCGAGGTCGGAGGCCGAGACGGGCAGGTCGCCGAGCGCCGGGGCGTCGACGGGCAGGCCGTCCAGCTTGGGGGCGTCCAGCGGCAGGTTGCCGACGGGCAGGTCGGAAAGGCTGGGGGCCGCGACCGGGAGGCCGTCGATGGGCAGCTCGCCGAGCGACGGGGCCGCCAGGGGCAGGTCCGACACCGGCAGGTCGCTCAGCGAAGGCGCCGCGAGGGGCAGGCCGTCGAGCTTGGGGGCGTCCAGCGGCAGCTCACCGACGGGCAGGTCGGAAAGGCTGGGGGCCGCAAGCGGGAGGCCCTCGGTGGGCAGCTCGCTCAGCGACGGGACCGCGACGGGCAGGTCGGAGAGGCTGGGGGCCGCGAGGGGCAGCTCGCCGACGGGCAGGTCCGAGAGGCTCGGGGCCGCAAGCGGGAGGCCCTCGGTGGGCAGCTCGCTCAGCGACGGGACCGCGACGGGCAGGTCGGAGAGGCTGGGGGCCGCGAGGGGCAGCTCGCTCAGTGAGGGCGCCGCGAGGGGCAGGTCGCCCAGCCCGGGCAGCGCGGGGGCGGACACCGGCAGCGAGCGCTCAGCGGACTCGGTCCCCGGCAGGGAAACGGGCAGCGCGTGGGCGGCGTCGGCGACGGCGGTCAGGTGCGCGATGGCGTCCTGCAGGCCGCCTGCACCGGCACCGGCGGGCAGCGTGGACAGGACGGACTCGAGCGCGTCCGCGGCGGGAACCGGCGCGTAGTCGACAACGAGCGGGGCGACTTCCCTGATGTCCTGCGGCGTCACGTCGCTCAGCCCGGCGCGCTCGAGCGCAGCGGTCGGGTCGGCGGTGAAGGCCGACCGGGCGGCGTCGTCGGTCAGCAGGTTCAGCACGAAGTCGTGCAGCGTCTGGGCGGGGAGGGACAACGAAGTCTCCGCAATCTAGGGGTTGGTCATGAGGTGATCGCTCGGCACCCGGCCGGGCAACTCGGTTCAATCTAGGCATCACCGCAGGTCCTGCCATCGGGGATCGGACCCGGTCCCCGTCCCCGGATCGTGGCGCGGCACCGTTAGGGGGTTAGGGGATGTAACCCCAACGCAGGCCTTTGGTACGAAAGGACGACTCCTAGGAGGCAGCACTCGAATGCGTTACGTCCTCGGTATCGACATCGGTGGCACCCGGATCAAGGCCGCCGTCTGCCGTCGTGCGGGGGAGTTCTGGGGCGAGCCCGAGGTGGTGTGCTCGCTCGAGTCGGTCCTGCACGTCGCCCCCGACGCGACGGTCGTCGCAGGTCCGGAGGCCCGGCGGCGTGCGCTGGTGGAGCCGGAGCGGATCGCGCGCGGGTTCTCCCGCCGCGTCGGCGACGACGTCCCCATGCTGCTGGGCGACGAGCTGTACCGGCCCGATTCGCTGACGGCGGTCGTCGCCGGCTGGGTGGCCGACCAGGTCGCCGAGGCCGAGGGCGGCGAGGCGGACCGCATCGCGCTGACCCATCCGCCGAGCTGGGGTCGTTACCGGCGCGCGTTGCTCAACGACGCGCTGAACGAAGCCGGCATCCCCGGCGCCCTGCTGCTGCCGAACTCGATCGCAGCGGCCGAGAGCCTGCTCGTTCGCGAGCGGGTCGAGGTCGGCAGCCTGCTCGCGGTGTGCCGGCTCGGCGGTGAGTACGTCGACACCGCCCTCCTGCGACGGGGCCCGGCCACCTTCGAACTGGTCGCGCACGACGAGCAGCTGGCGCCCGCGCTGGACGACCTGCTCGCCGAGCACGTCGCCGGCCGTTTCGGCGGCGACCCGGCCGAGCTGCGCGACCTGTGCGTCGAGACCAAGGAGCTGCTGTCGACCTCGCCCGAGGTCGACGTGCCGGGGCGGGTCACCCGCACCGAGTTCGAGCGGCTGGTCCGGCCGCTGCTGACGATCTCGCTGGCACCGCTCGAGAAGTACGAGCAGGTCTCCACGGTCCTGCTGGTCGGCGGTGCGGCCCGGATCCCGCTGGTCGCCCGGCTCGCGGAGGAGTCGCTGGACTGCCGGGTCGTGGTCGACCCCGACCCGGCCACCGCCGCCTGCCGCGGCGCGGCGCTGGCCTCGCGCCCGCCCGCCGAGGCGCCCCCGGAGTCGACGGCGCTGGTGCCCAGAGTGACGGGCTATCCCGACCTCGACCCGGACGAGGTTTACGATGCCGAACCCGCACCGCCACGACCGCCGGTCGTGCTCACGCCGCTCGAACCGCCGCGTCGCCGGTTCGTGTCGACGCGGCGCAGCGGTTCCCGAGACGAGGACGACGAGTGATCCTGCTGGACGAGCCCACCGAACGCGTCTGCGCCGCCATCGTGTCCGGCGAGCTCGCGCCGGTCCGGCTCGCGATCGTCGCGCCCGGCGGCTACGGCAAGACGGCCGTGCTCGAGCACCTCTCCGGCGCCGACGTGCGCCTGGTCGACGATGCGCACCTGCTCGGCGATGCCGAGCTGACGGAGCTGCTGCGCTACCTCGACGACGAGCAGGCCCAGATCGTGATCGCGACGAGGCCGCATCCGCGCCGGGTCGCGCTGAACCAGGTGCTCGCGCGCCTGCGCGGACAGCTCGTGCTCCGGCCGTTCGACGTCGGGCAGACGACGGAGTTCCTCGACGCGACGGACTCGCCGGAGCTGGCCGAGTTCGTGCACGTCCAGACCGGTGGTGTGCCCGGGCTCGTGCGGGCGGCCTCGGACCTGAGCCTGCTGCGGCACGAGCTCGACCACGCTGGCGAGGACGTCGTGCGGTTCCTGCTCGCCGCCGAGGCCGGAGCGGGGCCGGATCTCGCCGGCGGCACGATCGAGGCCGCCCACGCCACGGGTCTGCTCGCCGCGGACGGCAGGCTGCTGCCGATCGCCGCGCGGGCGCTGCGTGAGCTGATGCCGCGGGACCGGCAGATCGCGTTGCGCCGTCAGCTGGTCGAACGGCAGCTCGAGCGCGGCGGTCCGGTGCTGCGGCTGATCAAGCCCCTGCTCGACGCGGGCCTGACCGGACCGGACATCGGCGCGGCCTTCGAAGTAGCCGCCGAAGAGGCGGACCCGGCGCTGGCGGCGCGGCTGTACGAGGCCGCAGCCAAGGCGGGACGGCAGGTCGGCGCCCGCTGGGCGGAAGCCCTCGCGCGGGCAGGCGACTTCGACGGGGCGTTGCGCCTCGCGGACGACGTGATCGGCGCGGTGAACGCACCGGAGCGCGCCGAGGGAGCCCGTGTCGCCGGCACGGCCCTCGCGCACCGCGGT
Proteins encoded in this region:
- a CDS encoding IniB N-terminal domain-containing protein, whose protein sequence is MSLPAQTLHDFVLNLLTDDAARSAFTADPTAALERAGLSDVTPQDIREVAPLVVDYAPVPAADALESVLSTLPAGAGAGGLQDAIAHLTAVADAAHALPVSLPGTESAERSLPVSAPALPGLGDLPLAAPSLSELPLAAPSLSDLPVAVPSLSELPTEGLPLAAPSLSDLPVGELPLAAPSLSDLPVAVPSLSELPTEGLPLAAPSLSDLPVGELPLDAPKLDGLPLAAPSLSDLPVSDLPLAAPSLGELPIDGLPVAAPSLSDLPVGNLPLDAPKLDGLPVDAPALGDLPVSASDLGGLPLDTPELDGLPLNTLPVSTPNLDLPYVGTVQTATSSTTDSFAGSLAYSGDEAAGAAGATASTDSVALAGAADSQLGSVTGSGIAGTDALAGGVETASGLGSYSVGTAGIPATLPSFGSVGDLGDGLDSDALAKSAPAAGTLADFVSSGGALISEPVETGSTTLGSYLTGFGPSAGPDANVADAVTAAGAQVGDGVNQATATASEQAAHLPATPALPAVPSELPTHLPSDLPVHLQAELPQALPHLPVANPLPQGGDLTHVVTDNPITDTVSHSPLSDSASPLDHSALSEAPSLDSLHNDLPFGH
- a CDS encoding Hsp70 family protein; its protein translation is MRYVLGIDIGGTRIKAAVCRRAGEFWGEPEVVCSLESVLHVAPDATVVAGPEARRRALVEPERIARGFSRRVGDDVPMLLGDELYRPDSLTAVVAGWVADQVAEAEGGEADRIALTHPPSWGRYRRALLNDALNEAGIPGALLLPNSIAAAESLLVRERVEVGSLLAVCRLGGEYVDTALLRRGPATFELVAHDEQLAPALDDLLAEHVAGRFGGDPAELRDLCVETKELLSTSPEVDVPGRVTRTEFERLVRPLLTISLAPLEKYEQVSTVLLVGGAARIPLVARLAEESLDCRVVVDPDPATAACRGAALASRPPAEAPPESTALVPRVTGYPDLDPDEVYDAEPAPPRPPVVLTPLEPPRRRFVSTRRSGSRDEDDE